From a region of the Odocoileus virginianus isolate 20LAN1187 ecotype Illinois chromosome 1, Ovbor_1.2, whole genome shotgun sequence genome:
- the INMT gene encoding LOW QUALITY PROTEIN: indolethylamine N-methyltransferase (The sequence of the model RefSeq protein was modified relative to this genomic sequence to represent the inferred CDS: inserted 2 bases in 1 codon; substituted 1 base at 1 genomic stop codon) — MEGKVYTGEDYKTKFNPRDYLKTYYAFDSGTVAENEILKFLLNNLFETFSPGGVGGDILIDIGTGPTIYQLLSACEAFREIIVSDYSELNLREXWLKKEPGAYDWSPAVQYVCELEGDRSKWQEKEARLXRTVTRLLTCDVNQPRPLGSAQVPAVDCVLTLLALECACRDVDAYQAAIRSLVGLLKPGGHLVTSVALNCQNYMVGPSKFFGLPLEKETVEKALQEACCQVLKSQYSPINYSEAYCINEGHYFVVARKDPGA, encoded by the exons ATGGAGGGCAAGGTGTACACAGGAGAGGACTACAAGACAAAGTTCAACCCCAGGGACTACTTAAAGACCTACTATGCCTTTGATTCAGGCACTGTAGCTGAAAACGAAATCTTGAAATTCCTCCTGAATAATCTCTTCGAAACTTTCTCTCCAG GAGGCGTGGGAGGTGACATCCTGATCGACATCGGCACAGGCCCCACCATCTACCAGCTGCTCTCAGCCTGCGAGGCCTTCCGGGAGATCATCGTGTCAGACTACTCAGAGCTCAACCTCCGGGA GTGGCTGAAGAAGGAGCCAGGGGCCTATGACTGGTCCCCAGCCGTGCAATACGTGTGTGAGCTCGAGGGAGACAG GAGCAAgtggcaggagaaggaggcccgGCTCTGAAGGACAGTCACGCGGTTACTGACATGTGACGTGAACCAGCCCCGTCCTCTGGGGTCGGCTCAGGTGCCCGCAGTGGACTGCGTGCTGACCCTGCTGGCCTTGGAGTGTGCCTGCCGTGACGTGGACGCCTACCAGGCAGCCATCCGGAGCCTGGTTGGCCTACTGAAGCCAGGCGGGCACCTGGTCACCTCGGTGGCCCTGAACTGCCAGAACTACATGGTGGGACCCAGTAAGTTCTTTGGCCTcccactggagaaggagacaGTGGAGAAGGCCTTGCAGGAGGCCTGCTGCCAGGTGCTAAAGAGCCAGTACAGCCCTATTAACTACTCAGAGGCCTACTGCATCAATGAGGGCCACTATTTTGTGGTCGCCCGCAAGGATCCTGGGGCCTGA